The Diceros bicornis minor isolate mBicDic1 chromosome 8, mDicBic1.mat.cur, whole genome shotgun sequence genomic interval CGTGGTAGGGTGATCACGATGTCTGAAATGTGTGAAGAGAATAAGAGCAGGGAGAAttgggagagaggggaagagaggtgATCATGCACAAGCTTCTTGCTCTGTCGTGCATATATTTTCAGTGTAACAGCCTGTATTTCAACACGTAAGGGCTTGTGCTTTTTTGTTAAAGAAATAACCTGCCCTGAAAAGCTTATTTGGCAAATGTGGCCatgaacatgtgtgtgtgtgtgtgtgtgtgtgtgtgtgtgtgtaaaatgtgTCATGAGGTTATGTGTCAAGTCCTATGAGTGTGTCCTCCTAGCCCCTCCCCCACTGTCACACCCACCTCGCCAGCAAGGAAAACCTGATGGGTTACACCTGGTCGGTTTGATATTCAGAAGCTTCAGACAGGCTTTCTGAGAAGCTTAGGAAATTCTCCTGGTACTCAGAACAGACAATCTCGTAGCGGTAATGCCGGAACTCCACAGCAAAGGTACCAAAGTAAGACAGGAAGCACATGACCAGGCCCCACTGGACCCTGGCTGCATACATGTGGATGCCTTGGGCCATGAGGATGAAGTCTGGGGAGAAGCAGTCAAGGAAAGTACCCCCATCAGTCACATTAGAACTGGGCTCTTTTCAGGGCAGAGACAGGTTACAGAAAAAGTCTGGCTGTCCCCCTTTAGCTTGACGGAGCTGCTGAACACCAACATCAAGATGAATAATACAAGATAACATTACTAGctcttactttgtgccaggcttgCTTCTAGGTACTTTCACGGAAAATctaacttaatcctcacaacatcctaTGATCATCATCGGTTTGTTTAaaagtagggaaactgaggccaaatgGGTAACACAGGTATTAACTggtggagctggaattcaaatgCAAGGCCTCTGACTCCAGGCCATACAGTCAACAGGCATACTCTAAGGCTTCCTAACAAACTGAGATTAGCAAAAGGATTACAATTCCAAAGTAATTTGGCCGGAAAAAtaaagttatctttttaaaaatcactgcatATGACTATGGATTCATAGTCATCATTATATCTGCAGAAACAATTTTGAACACAGCAAATTGCTAACTACCCCCATATAAGCCGCACTTGTCTCTGCAGTGCTACCAATAATGTCTAAGtggctcctcttcctcttctgtctAGTTTTCACTACTGTCTTTCAGACAGCACTGTacaggccactttcattcctggtGTGACATTTAAGCTTGTGCCCAAATGAAAATATGCAaatcaaaaaacaataaacagaCGAAACTCCTATGCCTGAACACATATGgagtgtgtatgtacacacacacacaccccccagtATATATGAAGGTAGGAGCTGGGAAGGAGAAAGGTTCATAGCATGCTTTAGTGAAAGGCCAAGAGGCTAAGgactaaatacatttatttagaaaaatcagaaatgctctgggcgggccccgtggcttagcggttaagtgtgcgcgctctgctactggccacccgggttcggatcccaggcgcacaccgacgcaccgcttctccggccatgctgaggctgtgtcccacatacagcaactagaaggatgtgcaactatgacatatatctatctactggggctttggggaaaaaaaaaaggaggaggattggcaatagatgttagctcagagccagtcttcctcagcaaaaagaggaggattagcatggagcttagctcagggctgatcttcctcacacacacaaaaataaataaataaaaaataaagtgcagaaaacaaaaaagaaatgctcCCTTAGAGTTAATTCTATCTTCAGAACTTGGACTTAAAATCTTGGGAAATTTTCAGAAAGTAAGAGTATATGAAACTACTTCTGCCAAATTTTGCTCTCCTGACTAGGCCTGGATCCATTCACCTGGGAACCAAGAAATGGTTCCAAGTGTTCAGAAACAACATGGATCAGAATTTTTTGGTATAAGCTCAAAACTCAGAATAAAGTCTGTACATATTCTTTTGACCGAGAGTTCAAAATATTGCCAAAGCTATATTAACTTATTACTTAAGTTAATGGGAAAGGGATAATCGTTCAAGTCTCATACTGACAGAGTTCTGACCTTTTtactcataaaatattttatcaggtTGCTAGCAATAGCAAGTTTTTTGGCTTGAATTTCAAGTCCTTAAATGTTGTCTATCTAACATGACTGTAGAacttgtgggggatcagaacaggccaccccaaaatatgtctctttgccttgattatttttaagaacaaaagactctgaaagaaactttggccttcTGCCTAACAGCCTAAAAcaatttaagacagaaggcctgttccaggaaggagctaataccacgAGTAAccatagtataatgtaaaatagaatgATAAGAAAGGCAACAACGAGCCCATCTTATTGAAATTCTGTCTCTCAATTCTgtctctcaggccacattctcaaaCATTTGCTTCTCCATTTCCATGTGAGTTGCTttcctcccctctgaaatcccaagcccccacccccaacatcctcctttgtctttacctgaagatagtatttaagatgagaacctccgccattttggcgagttgctcagtttttttctgagtttctcccatgtatgtatgttattaaactttcttttattttttcctgctaacctgcctttttaattatttggccagccataagaaccttaagggaaagggtcgGGGAaggttctccctcttccccaacaaacTTCAGGCAACCAGTAAAATGACTGAATGGCAGTTTGtgagggaagaaaaaataaaagacttcaaATACCCCTAACTAGAGAACGTCTCTGAATGctaaatgttttcatattttaaagccACCTTTCCAAGGAGggatggtgcagtggttaagagcacaaacCTGAGCCTGAGTTTAAATCAAGATCAGCACACACTGTGTGATCTGGGATAAATTAACCTCTGTGTTTCACTATTCTTACCTGTTAAGCAAGAATTAAAGGAGttgatacatttaaagtgcttagaataaccCCTAGCACATTAtgagtgcccaataaatattggCTATTACATGGTTGAAGATGTGTAATTGTGGTAGCtacacagtcatgcgtcacttaacaacagggatacattctgcaaaatgcatcattaggcgatttcgtcctTATGCAAACATCATAGCGTGTACTGAAGTGAACAAAATCTGCCACctcaaatgtgtctctttaacatgaagattattttaggctgattatttttaagaaacaaaagattcagaaagtttttcttgttacctcccccttaactgcctaaaagacttcagatttaaaaaaacctgTCTTGTCATCACCTTAGCAtgacatgaactaggtggtagacagggaggaacccagAAAAGCTTGTTTGCTGGGCTCCCCTCTGTATTCTTCTGTTTCCGTGTGGCCAAACTgatacttgttttccaaatgtttgctcctcttcacctacctgtgaattgccttccttccctttgaagtccctgactctccccacccccagcatcttcttttatctttagctgaggatggtatttaaagtgagcgctttggccattttggtgagttactcagttttcctggtttcTGCCATGTATATACATGTCAttaaacttacatttgtttttctcctgttaatctgtctcatgtcaattgaattcttagaccagccagaagaacctagaagggtagaggaaattttcttcctcccctacagtacttacacaaacctaggtagtatagcctactacacacctcggctatatggtactaatcttatgggaccattgtcATACATgtagtccatcattgaccaaaacatcatcaCATAGGGCATGACTATACAGTCTACCATCTAGGAACCTTATTCCCTTCTATGGTGTCCTGAGGACCTATTGGAGTAAACACGTATGATCACCACAGAATGAGTGACTAATGTGATTGGTGGGAGTGGAATTGGCCACCTTCCACTGGGCTGTGCTACCAGTAGATGGGGTCACTGTGCTCCATCCTAGACTAGTCTCTCTCTGGGATCTGTTTGAGGTTAAGCTGAGTGAAGTGCTGGctctcctctgcctctccccGGTTTCTCTGCTAGCTCCTGGGTGGATAAGCTGAATCCCAGGGTGTGAGATAGGAGGCCTGTGGCATTCTCCTTTCCAAGTTTACCAGGAAAAAAGGCTGATTTCTTCATCCCCATATGGCTCCTTGTGTCTGTTCTCCATTGGTTCAAACTCTGAGGGGAGCAAGGGAAATGAGTAACACCTCAaaacctcaaaaatatttgtttaggACAACTATGCATGCAGTGGTTCTTGAATTTGTTTTCCAGAAAAGCTTACTTATTTTCCtgaaagatataaatatatttgttccTTGAAATTCATTTTAGAgttaataaattaaatgaaataacagggCCATTAACAAAGTCAcatgttaacatttttttaagatggaggggaaaaaaattacaattctCATTTGGTTATGCACTCTATGCTTTTCAcaaagagaaacttttttgtgtgtgtgtgaggaagatcagccttgagctaacatccatgctaatcctcctctttttgctgaggaagaccggctctgagctaacatctattgccaatcctcctccttttttttcccccaaagccccagaagatagttgtatgtcatagttgcacatccttctagttgctgtatgtgggacgcggcctcagcatggccagacaagcagtgcgtcagtgcgcgcctgggatccgaacccgggcggccagtagcggagcgcgcgcacttaaccactaagccaccaggctggccccaagaaaggGAAACTTTTACTTCATTGGTGATAAGGAGAATGCATGACACCATTCCTATAGattaaaacaatcttgagaaggcagagcttgttttatttttagttctcCACCTTCTCTTTGGCATGAAAAATAGGTCTGAGAGTGTTTGTTTTTATACCcatttacttttctgttttatCTAAGATTCTGAGATGATCTGACAGTATATCCTAACCAGCTAGAAACagcaattttctcattttctacatagacaagtTATCTGTGTTTTAATCTCACTGGCAAAGAACCTTTTCACATTCAAAGGATACAGAGGACCACACAGAGAGTGATAAATGCTGAGAGAATAACTCGTGGAATTCCAACTTTTCGTCCTTCATTCTTGATGTTGACTTTGAGTGTCAATGCAGCCTGGATCCAGCAGGTCAACGTGCCAAATCCAAAGGTCAGGGAAGTTCCAACATTATGGATTTCTTCATCATTCGTGAGCTATGGGATGAACAGATAATGACGTGTGGAGGCCCATTTGGAGAAGACATACAAGCCAATGGAATACATGAGGGAGAAAGACTAGGTAACGTGGATATCCAACCAATGGTCTGATGGATTTTAGAAAGATCAGAGTCCTTCATCTCCACTGGCTCTTTGTGTCTGTTCTCAATAGATCTGAACTCTGAAgggaagaggagaaataaatagtACCCCCAAAACTGAAAACATTTGTTTAGAAAAGTCATACAGGCAGGGGTAATCTATTCCTCGCaatttattttccagaaaagctttgcagaaaaggaaaaggaacaaagcaggagaggggccagcccggtggcgcaagcagttaagtgcatgccctccgctgcggcggcccggggttcaccagttcggatcctgggcgcacacggacgcaccacttgtcaagccatgctgtggcggcgtcccatataaagtggaggaagatgggcatggatgtcagcccagggccagtcttcctcagcaaaaagaggaggattggcagatgttagctcagggccgatcttcctcacacacacacacacacacacacacaagcaggaGAGTTACACAAAAAAGGGAAACGTCAAAGTTTCTACAAATATACATCCAAAACTTTGTTTTCTAGACTAAGAAATTGAGACCCGGGATCTGGCTTTGTATTGACTGATTGAGGAGGACCAATTCTAAGCAGGTCAAGATTTCATTGGCATAGACAACTAAGAACACTTGAGCTGTTCTTCAGTCCTACAAAACTGGCCTATGTAATTTGACCAATTCATTGTTAATgggattttgttctgttttgttttcctattaTAAGAAAATTTCCACCTCTGAGCTTTTTCCATATCTGGAGACCTAAGACTTTTACAGAGTTAATAGGTTAAAGGGTTAATGGGTTATTTCAGTTGGGGGTTAGAGTTAATAGGTTAAAGGTTAATGGGTTATTTCAGTTGGGGGTTAGAGATGTAAACTCTCCAATCATTACCCAgtgatatttaaaaacatatgtcACTTAAAACACCTttattaattacatatattttaaatcacaCATATAGGAAAATAAAGTCAATTGTTAAAGAAATGGCTTTAAAATatggtgaaaatatttttttgaattgcTATTGCCTTCGGATGTTTTATTGTTTGACATTTGTCTGCGAATAATGGTTGTATAAAATCAATATTACTTTCCGTTtacaattttttctattgtttttggcTGTaggattttttcttcttctttggaaGAAACCACCTTTTTCCCCTCATAGTTCAAAAGACATACTTTCGAAACTTATTTTAAATAGTGATTcctcaaataaaattttacttctcAAAAACTGGTTTTCCATACCATACAgcctattcatttattatttttaacctaacttttaaagattataaaaagaGTATAGATTGAAAAATCTGTCTCCCATCTCATGTACTAGCCACCTGGTTTCCCCTCAGGCAActaatttattatttgtttcttgtGTATTCTCTGTAGATATTCCAGAAAGTGTTCCTCATTCATGGTTTTGAATACTTGTGCTTCACCAGAACATCCCAATCTCTGGGATTCTTCTAGGACTTTAGTAAAGAACAAAACACCTACTCAGTAACTTCCATCCCACCCCTGCTTGAGGGAAATGACAGGTATTGAGCACTTTACAACATGCCAGCACCTGCAGCACAGACAGGTAAGTGGAGGAAAGACTCCCActaaaatctcaataaaaatgctcCATGCCCTAACATTTTGGAGCTTAACAGGATAAACTATCAAATATTCTCCTGATAATTTATCGTCCTAGCCAATATGTTCTAAGAATGCAGCTTTCTTGTTGTCTAGCTTGATATGGGATGAGACCTAGAAAAGTTAAGGGAATTGGTGGGATTGCCTGTCACAACCCATCAAGTTAGAAATGCTGAGttgctactatgtgccaggggaAGTCTTGGGGAACAAGTCATCCTGGTTTAATGAATTATCAGGACCGAGGGCTAGGACAAGAGACAGTCTTAGAAAATCCACTACCATGTTTTCTTGAATGCTTATGCCTTTTggatttcattcatcagacagGGAGAGAAGTGTCAGGATTGGTGTTTGACAACAAGGAGGAAGCTTCCAGCAGCAACATATAGCAGAGGTTGGAGGAtgctggggagggagtggaggcaGGGAAATCAGACACCAGCTGTAAAGTGCAGGGGGTCTCCttgcctattttacaaatgaagtcaTTCAGGTCAAGAGCTGGGTGATGGTATTGGCAAGAAAATGTATTCTTAAATGTTGTGACCTTGGGCTTCTAAACTTCTGGAAAGAAGAGTTAGTGTTAGTATATCTTTACACAAGTCATAGGTGTTTTAGAGaaattctgggttttcaaacttGACTCCCGTGGGAGCTTGCTAATCTGAAATGCAAAGTTTCATCCAAAAAGGATGTTCAGTGTTTAATTATAGAAACGTAATGATCCTATTAGTTTTCTAGAAAGGTACATTAGGATACCATTTGTAATGAAAAAAAGTATAAAGTACTTTGAAATCCTTTGTAAAAAATATACAgctattttaggggccggcccggtggcgcaagcggttaagtgcgcgcgctccgctgcagcggcccggggttcgctggttcggatcccgggcgcgcaccgacgcactgcttggtaagccatgctgtggcggcgtcccatgtgaagtggaggaggatgggcacggatgttagcccagggccgtcttcctcagcaaaaaaagaggaggattggcggatgttagctcagggctgatctcctcacaaaaaaaaaaaaaaaaaaatatatatatatatatacagctaTTTTAGTAGCTACTTTTTGCAATAGCTGTGCTGTATTTCCAGTGCATAGTGAGCACCCCCACATGTGTGATGTGAACTTGGGGAGACCAGGCTGAAAGACCATTAGGGCTGACTGCTGGAGAACCTGTGCATATTAGGAACCActattagcatttttttttaagattcatgCAGAATTAAATGGGCCATATAGTGACTATACCTCAGTGGCTGTGATAATCATAGAGGTGAAGTGTGAGATGGAGGTGAAAAAGGCCAAATGAAGTACCTGAAAATTACCAAGTAAGGTCATTccaaaggaagccagacacagCGCCACCAATCCACTAATATTCAGCCACGGATTTAAAACCTTTGGTTTCAGTTGTATGAAGCGCAGAACAGCTACCACAAGAGCTGGGGATACaacaaatgttaaaattaaaaaccttaaaTCATACACCCAGACTATAAGGCAGAGTTCTAAAGCCACAATGTGCAAAACTAAACTTATCGCCACAGTACATTTTTAAGTCTCTCAAATGACAGacaattttttaaggaaattttcCAGGAGATGCCTATGATTATGTGGATGTTTTATTATACCTAAcctgggggaagaggagaggagttgAAGCAGCTGTGCTCTATGTTATCTGGGTGATGCAAGGATGATAGAACTGTTAACAGTGTTGTTCTCCGAGTTTCCAAAAAACAAGGTCAGCTCTGACAGACGGGCTTAGGAGAACACCGCAGAGGCTGGACACACAACAAATAAGACGGGCATAGACAGCCCACGGTAAGAGAATTCCCCGATTCGGTCATCCTTGAGTTTAACGGTGTTAGAACACACAGGGCAGGAAACACGGGAAGGAAGACAAAGTTCCCCATCTCGACAAACCTGCTGGTCCCTGTGTGAGAAATCATTCCTGGGATAGGAGAAGACAAAGGCCAGTGGGCAAAGCCCTTCATTACTGCTTTACTCCCACTGCCCTCTGATTCTACCTGGGGGAGTTCACGGTCAAAGGACAAAGATGGGTAATCCAAATTAGAGCAGTTACAGTAACCAAAATATGAAATCTGATAGCAGATTTGGGGGGTTGGTATGCACTAAAAATCATACTGATTATATTGAGAAAGCTCAATTCTTCCACATGATATTAATTACTCATTTTAAAAGACCACTCTATCTTTTGAAGCAAATTGTTCTCGAAGAATCTGAAGAGAGAATGAAGGAAGTTACCTAGATTTCAAACCCTGCTTCTAAAAGTAACCTTGAGGACAGTCCATACTCAAGCCTCTAATATAAGAATCCTCTTTTATTAATGCTTAGTGCAGGGCTATTTTCATATTCATACAAATAGCTGGGAGAGGTTAGTGTACACAGGATAAAAAAAGCACTTGCAgttaatataaattatatctacATATAAGGAAATGCAGTTACTACTTCCTAAGACAATTTATTCTGACATTAAGGTTTAGCATGGAAGACAATTAGAAATTCAAGAATTACCCTATTTATACAGCAATTAAGTAGGTAATTATTTGCTAAAGGTTTTACCTTGATTAAGGCCATTATTAGtagccattaaaaaagaagacccatccataaatttgcatttcccaagtATGCTGAATTGCATAGTTTCAAGCTATGAAGATAAGCTCAGTGAGTTGACTTTCAGTTTCAAGTACTTCTGATCAAAGAGTGGTATATAACTTGGCTAATATTTGGATTTgggaaacaaaatggaaataaaccaTAATTCATGAAATCTCACATTGTTCAGCTCTGATTTAGCTTTTAGCATATTTATGTTTCAGCTAATGCCCACtattgatcataaaattagtaaattaTACTTGAGTTGacaattgtgaaattttagttgtacattattgtttgtggGTCACTGTATAAGTGCATCCCTTCCCCCTTTATGTCCACCCCCCAACCAACCCCCTCACccgtggtaaccaccaaacagttctctctgtccatgtgttagtttatcttcctcttatgagtgaaatcatgcggtgtttgtctttctctctctggcttatttcacttaacataataccctccaggtccactcatgttgttgcaaatgggatgattttgtcttttttttatggctgagtagtattccatcatatatatatacaccacgtcttctttatccaatcatcagttgagggatacttgggttgcttccacttcttggctattgtaaataatgctgcaatgaacataggggtgcataagtctctttggattattgatttcaggttcgttggatagatacccagtagtgggatagctgggttgtatggtatttctatttttaactttttgaggaacctccatactgttttccatagaggctgcactagtttgcattcccaccagcaatgaattagggttcccctttctctgcaacctctccaacatttgctgttttttgtcttggtgattatagccattctaacggctgtaaggtgatatcttagtgtagttttgatttgcatttccctgatgtttagtgatgttgaacatcttttcatgtgcctattggccatctgtatatcttccttggaaagttgtctcttcatatcctctgcccattttttgaacaggttgtttggttttttgttgttcagttgtgtgagttttttatatgttatggagattaacccattgtcagatatatgattcacaggtattttctcccagctggtgggttgtcttttcattttgatcctggtttcatttgccttgtagaagctctttaatctgatgaagtcccacttgtttatttttccatttcccttgtccgagtagacatggaatttgaaaagatctctttatgactgatgacaaatagtgtactgcctatcttttcttccaggagttttatagtttcaggactcaccttcaggtctttgatccattttgtgtatggcaaaaggaactggtctactttcattcttttgcatgtggctgtccagttttcccagcaccatttattgaagagactttcctttcttcattgtatgttcttagctcctttgtcgaagattagctgtatgtggatgtgtgcttttgtttctgggctttcaattcttttccattgatctgtgtgtctgtttttgtaccagtaaacatgctgttttgattactattgctttgtagtatgttttgaagtcagggattgtgatgcctccagctttgttcttttttctcctgattgctttagctattcagggccttttgttgccccatatgaatcttagtgttctttgttctattgccgtgaagaatgtcattgggattctgattgggattgtgttgaatctgtagattgctttaggtagtacggacattttaactatgtttattcttccaatccatgtacatgggatgtttttccatctctttatgtcttcattgatttctttcaataatgtcttatagttttcattgtgtaggtctttcaaatccttggttaaattttttttgtggggaagatcagccctgagctaacatccaatgccaatccttttttttcctgaggaagattggccctgagctaacatccatccccatcttcctctactttatatgggacgctgccacagcatggcttaacaagcagtgcattggtgtgcgcccaggatctgaacctctgaacctcgggccaccaaattggagtgcacacacttaaccgcttgcgccaccaggccggcccctccttggttaaatttattcctagatattttattctttttattgtgtttgtaaattggattgtctttttgagttctctttctgttagttcattattagcatatagaaatgccactgatttttgtaggttgattttgtaccctccaactttgctgtagttgttgattatttctaatagttttccaatgcattttttaggattttctatatatgagatcatgttgtctgcaaacagggaaagtttcacttcttcattgcctatttgtattccttttatttctttttcttgcctaattgctctggccaaaacctctagtactatgttgaataagagtggcaagagtgggcacccttttctttttcctgttctcagaggaatggctttcagtttttccccattgagtatgatgtgggctgtgggtttgtcatatatagcctctattatgttgagatactttccttctatatctattTTCTGGAGAGGTTTTATCATagatggatgttggatcttgtcaaatgccttctctgcatctattgagatgatcacatggtttttattcctcattttgttaatgtggtgtatcaccttgattgatttgcagatgttgaaccatctctgtgtccctggtataaatcccacttgatcatggtgtatgatctttttaatgtattgctgtattcagttggccaatattttgttgaggatttttgcatctatgttcatcagggatattggtctgtagttttccttctttgtattgtccttgtcttgctttggtatcagggtgatgttggcctcatagaatgtgttgggaagtgttccatcttcctctattttttggaatagtttgagaaggatagatattaaatcttctttgaatgttcagtaaaattctccagagaagccatctggtcctggacttttattttttgggaggtttttgattattgtttcaatctctttacttgtgattggtctattcagattctctatttctccttgtttcagttttgggaggttgtataagtctaagaatttatccatttcctctagattgtccaatttgttggcatatagtttttcatactattctcttataatccttcgtatttctgtggtatctgttgtaatttctcatttctaattttattgatttgaggcttctctctttttatcttagtgagtctggctaagggtttgtcaattttgttaatcttctcaaagaagctgctttttgtttcattgatcttttctactgtttttttttttggtttcaatttcatttatttctgctctaatttttattatttccctcctgctgagcttgggatttgtttgttcttctttttcgaattctgttaggcatagtttaaggttgcttatttgggatttttcatgtttgttaaggtgggcctgtattgctatgagtttgcttctcaggaccacttttgctgcatcccatatgagttggtatggtgtgttTTCATATtcgtctccagatattttttgacttctttaatttcatcagtgatccattgattgttcagtagcatgttgtttagtctccacgtctttgtcactttctcagttttttt includes:
- the TMEM150C gene encoding transmembrane protein 150C; its protein translation is MDGKKCSVWMFLPLVFTLFTSAGLWIVYFIAVEDDKIFPLNSAERKPGVKHAPYISIAGDEPPASCVFSQVMNMAAFLALVVAVLRFIQLKPKVLNPWLNISGLVALCLASFGMTLLGNFQLTNDEEIHNVGTSLTFGFGTLTCWIQAALTLKVNIKNEGRKVGIPRVILSAFITLCVVLYFILMAQGIHMYAARVQWGLVMCFLSYFGTFAVEFRHYRYEIVCSEYQENFLSFSESLSEASEYQTDQV